A genomic window from Tolypothrix sp. PCC 7910 includes:
- a CDS encoding nuclear transport factor 2 family protein produces the protein MTAAELKATTQIEEFSIEGITEPIILNYFQALNAGDFAATAALFAEDGIMYPPFESGLVGPVAIATYLKQEAQGIKAEPQQGIIEILPNEQIQVQVAGKAFTSWCGVNVTWLFILNQQRQIVETKIKLLASPQELLAMRRD, from the coding sequence ATGACAGCTGCTGAATTGAAAGCAACAACACAAATCGAAGAATTCTCCATTGAGGGAATTACAGAACCCATTATTCTCAATTACTTTCAGGCTTTGAACGCTGGAGATTTTGCGGCAACAGCTGCCTTGTTTGCTGAGGATGGTATTATGTATCCACCCTTTGAATCTGGTTTGGTGGGGCCAGTTGCGATCGCAACTTATCTAAAACAAGAAGCTCAAGGTATTAAAGCCGAACCACAACAAGGAATTATTGAGATTTTGCCAAACGAGCAAATTCAAGTCCAGGTAGCAGGAAAAGCTTTTACATCCTGGTGTGGTGTTAATGTTACTTGGTTATTTATTCTCAATCAACAACGCCAAATTGTAGAAACCAAAATTAAACTCTTAGCCTCTCCCCAAGAGTTACTAGCTATGCGTCGTGATTAA